The genomic segment CGGGCCATGATGCGCGCACTCGACGTCTTGCCGCAGCCGCGGGGCCCCGAGAAGAGGTAGGCGTGGTTGATGCGGCCGGAAGCCAGCGCGGTGCGCAGCGGTTCGGTGACGTGCTCCTGCCCGACGACCTCGGCGAAGGTCGCCGGCCGATACTTGCGGTACAGCGCTAAAGCCACGACGCGAGCGTACCGGCAGGTCCCGACGTTCGGCCCGTACCCTGCACGGTCACGGCGGCGGCGGGTGGCAGGGGGCGGGAGTCGAGGGAATGAGCATCACAGCGAGGCTGACCGTGATCGGTGACGGCGAGAGCTACGACGGAGGGGGCACCGTCCTCGACACCGCGATGACGGTGTCAACATCCTGGCGAAAAAGGGGACCCCCGCACCCGTCAGAGCCTGCTTATCCTTGCTGCCTTCCGGCCCTGGGGAGGTTCACAGGGTGGACGCCGCGGGGGTCCACCGTCAGTCTAGGCCACGCCGTCGTCCTGGATCGAGCCCGGGTCCGCCGCTTCGCCGCGTTCAGCGTTGCGGCAGGTCGAACTGCCCCGCCTTCACCGCCGCCAGGAACGCCTCCCACTCGGAGTGGCGGAACACGAACACCGGACTTCGCGCCAGTTTGGTGTCGCGCACGCCGACCTTGTCGTCGGCGAGGTTCACCTCGACGCAGTTGCCCCCGTTGGGCTCACTGGCGAAGGACTTGCGCCAGTTACCGGGGTCGAACAAGCTCACGGCCGTCGTCGGGTCGTAGTCCCCGTTCCCGGCATAATCGACCATCGCCTACCTCCGCACCCGGTGCGGACGACCCGCACCCTGTTGTCGCCCTCAGTGACATTTGTCGTCGCAGAGCCCGAAACCCCTCGAACGGATGCGTCCATCCGTGCGACTTTCGACGTCGCGGGTCGACAACACGATTATTCACGAACTAGGATTATTACTAGTGGGTAGGGATCACCACACGCGAGCGGGGTCGATCTTTATGAGAGATCGGCAACAACTCCGGGGGATGGAGCAAGCATGGCCGTACGACTCGACGTGGAGCCGCTGATGAGCCGGCGGAGAAACGAAGAATCGGAATCCGACATGGTGACCACACCTCGTCGCACCCGACTCAACCTCAACTTCGTCAAGCTCTCGACCCGGAAGAAACCCGCGTCCCTCCTCTTCGTCGACGACCCGCTGGCGCTGCGCTACCTCTGCCGAGCCTAGGGGCCGCCGGCGCGGATCAGTCGAGGGCCTCGCGGTACTCCAGCGCGAGCTGCTTGAGAAACTGGCGGGTCTCCTGGCGTTCCAGGGCAGCGCCCCGAAGCCGGTCCCACGAGTCGACGAAGATCTGGAAGTCCTTCATGTCGTCGAGGTAGAGCCCTCCGGCGGAGTGCTCGATGTAGACGAAATCGCGGGTGCGGTCCGGGAACCGCATGATCGTGAAGTCGTTGGGCACCGAGGCCAACTTGGCGCCGAACGGCAGGACGTGGACGTACACGCGCTGACGCTGGTCCAGCTCCAGCATGTGCTCGATCTGGTCGAGCATCACCGCGGGCGCGTGTCCGCCCGGGGCCCGGCGCAGCGCCGCCTCACTCAGGATGAAGCGGTAGTACGGCGGCTGCTGCTGGTCGAACACGGCCTTGCGGTCGAGCCGGTTGCGCACCAGCGCCGTGATGTCGGTGGCCCCGAACTCCGTG from the Saccharomonospora azurea NA-128 genome contains:
- a CDS encoding DUF397 domain-containing protein; translated protein: MVDYAGNGDYDPTTAVSLFDPGNWRKSFASEPNGGNCVEVNLADDKVGVRDTKLARSPVFVFRHSEWEAFLAAVKAGQFDLPQR
- a CDS encoding helix-turn-helix domain-containing protein, which codes for MASTVTSRRKQLGNELRHARRSAGLTQQQVAEILGCTQGKVNKIESGAVGAKLGDVRRMLEAYGVTGDEAETLIDMARSAAGQRGRWSGYRSVVPHWFRTFTDLEPAAAEILTWHCERIPGPLQSEHYMLKQFTEFGATDITALVRNRLDRKAVFDQQQPPYYRFILSEAALRRAPGGHAPAVMLDQIEHMLELDQRQRVYVHVLPFGAKLASVPNDFTIMRFPDRTRDFVYIEHSAGGLYLDDMKDFQIFVDSWDRLRGAALERQETRQFLKQLALEYREALD